The Arachis hypogaea cultivar Tifrunner chromosome 14, arahy.Tifrunner.gnm2.J5K5, whole genome shotgun sequence DNA window ATGGCTACACTTCTCTTGACTATTTTTAGCCCGAGTTTTAAATCTCTAAGATTCCAACTTTATGACCAACAACTATTTGCTCTGAACTCTCAACGGCTGCGTTTCAATTTATTATATTCAAATATACAATAAACGTTTTTCTCTAttcttaaattttctaattacaTAGTAATTGTAATTTGGAGCTTATGGCTACCACGTAACAAGTTTATACAGGGCCTAGATTTCTAGAGTCAATGCTAATCTGAAACAAGTAAATTACTATTTTATGTTAATGGTAatgtttttctaaaattaaattataattaaaaataaaaactatcataaattttaaattataataaattctaattttaaagttgaattattataaaatataataaataaaaaataaaaatttatttaattaacgaAAACTATAACCCTCTTTAATTAATAGAGAGCGTTTATCGACGAAACACCTTTAGATACTGCAAATAAAGCCAATGAGATCTATTGTAATGAATTTTCATCAATGGAATTCATATGTTATCTTgggacaaaaaagaagaagaaaataaaaggtaCCCAAAGTGGATAAGGATGAAACACAATGACAGCAAAACTTTCCTTTGAATAATTCCTTCTTCCCTAGTGAGACAAAGTTTCCACATAGACGTGCTAATTATTAAAAAGCATATGTAACATTAAGATTTATGTGTCTTATGTATCCAACAACATGCATATGGCAAAGTCTTTGGTGTGATTCCATATTCCATTGGTTGTGTCACTGTCACAATCATTACTCTGATCTCATGCAAATTAATTTCTACTGTATTTTATTTCTGTTAACATGATTAGGCTAAATAATAATGCTGTGTTAAGGGATAAAGAATGAAGTTATGTTTGGCTCTTTTTCATTATATTCCTTTCTTTCACTATATTATTCCTTGTTTCAAATTGGTTCAAATCTTATTGTGATTCAAATTATACTAGGTTGGATATGAGTGATTCATAAATTTATGATTTCAACtatagtaaagaaaaaaaaagttaactgaaaaagaatattttaatttctcAAACTGAATTATCATAGGTAACGTTTGAAAGAGAGACCGAGAAATAAAGATTGAATTTTAATATGAGGAATGTTAGGGACCaacaattttgtgatttatagccatcaaatagtcattaatgatggttttaatggtgtgaaatttcatccaatgactcacttttctttgttggttacatgctggtcagaatttaacaaagttgctggcccctaagCTTTtccttttaatattgtgtttgatGTAAAgtgaaaaatataaattgaaataagaatgacgctctaatttaatttgcacaaacaGTAacgttgaaattaattaattgaaatcagAGTATTTTAGgtaaaaaatgttattaaaatttcagtttccGTCTTTAAGAATTTTAGTCCTATGTGTCTCCATTTTTTAGAAGTattaaaatactgaaatttttaagacaaagactgaaattttaataccaATCTTTAGACTAACAAACATAATATTGAGTGTCAATCTCTCAATTTTCGTCCTAATATCTCAAAACAAACACTATCATAGAGTTTAGATATCaatgcaaaataataataataataataataataataataataataataataataatgaaaattgaaatatAACCTATGAAGATAATCCAACCAATCTTGATTCTTTAGTTGGATGAAAAAACTATCCTCACATTATCAAGGTAGGTAATGCACTATTCTTGAACAAAAGCCAAGTCTAAATTGTTGGCAAATGACTTGTTCTGCCAATTATAGCAGCCCATATGTGTTGCATAAGTTTGTTTAATACATCTTATAGGAAAATATgggtaatttatatatatatatatatatatatatatatatatatatatatatatatatatatatatttttttttttttttttttttcaaaagaagaaAAACTTATCAGCCACTAATATTGAACACCGTTTTCTAAATAATAGCTAAGcactaattatttttcttttttcagtttCCACAAAATTGATCAACCTACTACTACTTCATCCAgaaaggtcaactttaatcaccaataattttttttttcagtttgtaTACCTACTTAGCTTCAAACGGTagaactactactactactagacCTTAATCTTAGGctataaattaaaacaataaagtaGTCTTCGTTCTCATCAGAATCCAAAACTCATCACACCCTTGAATATTGATCTTATATGTGATTTCTTCAATAATAATGGGTGTCACAACATTCACACATGAGTATTGTTCCTCTGTTGCTCCGCCACGCCTTTTCAAGGGCTTGATCACAGACTCAAGTACTTTGCTTCCAAAGCTATTACCACAGTTGATTAAAGATGTCACCATTATCCAAGGAGATGGAGAAGCTGGAACCATTGAACAAGTTAACTTTGCACAAGGTTAGCAAAAAGACATCATATGGATCAATttggatttattttttaaaaaaaatacttatatttttattttttaaaaattttttttaacagacAAAAATTATTTCATACTTGAAtggacttttaaaaaaaaatttaagtattaaaaatattaaaaaaaaaaaagatattactaatttttagaaaaaacaaataatttacttttttttaataaaaatatattttttaaagacgTATCTAAATAGTTTTTAaactgaataaaaatattttattttaaaaaaaaaaaacttttttcaccaaaaaagtcaatccaaactaTCACTATATATACAATAATTTGATTAGTTAATATTATTACATGTAACACTACTATATTACTATTTAATTTGTTATGCCAATACTAGCCTTTCTTATGCTTAGGGTTAGGTTTGATTAGCTTTTCCttattacttttttttccttcaaaaattttaaaataaaaaaatcatgctttttaaatttttttcactttcacaaaatactaaaaataaatcaaattatagtatcacattttttaaaatagaacagCGTTGAGTGTGACATATCTAGCTAAAATTTAGGAAAAATTAGTgtataaatttacaaattaattagaaaatatcTTACATAATATCgcttaataatcataaaaaaaaaagacattatgTATAgtattcatattttatttatttaatttattccaTATGTGCTTGATTATATTATAACTCCTGGTTAATGTTTCTCTTATGCAGCTATCCCCTTCAAATATCTAAAACACAGGATTGATGTGGTTGATAAGGAAAACCTGGTGTGCAAATACACTATGATTGAAGGGGATCcattgggagaaaagcttgagtcTATAGCTTATGAGGTGAATTTTGAGGCCACTAGTGATGGAGGTTGCATATGTAAAATGACTAGCAAATACAATGCCATAGGTGATGCTGAAATTAAGGAGGAAGAAGTAAAGGAAGGGAGAGAAAGCTCCATTGGAATTTGTAGGGTTGTGGAAGCCTACCTATTGGAGAATCCACAAATTTAtgcttaattattttatttaattattatatataagagATGATGTattccatttttcttttatagaatttAATTCTTAATAAGTCCTCGCTTCTCATGTGGGTTTGgcaaaatatttgtatttttttattagtgaCAATGAGTTGATGaagattatattttataaacCAACAGCATCACATACATAACTCTCTAGCTAAATCTGCCGAATTCTTGTGCAACTCATAAAGCTTATGCTATGATCCAAAACGTATACCAAAGAACCAAGGTTTAGAACAATGTTCAATCATGGTTAATTACTATAATTCAGACTATTAGGTAATTCAACATTGTTTTGGATATAAGACGTTTGTTTTCCTTTACTACAACATTTACTGTTAGAGGATGGTTGAGTCAAATGTTTTTTActagaaaatatatttatatatatataaagtttttTTACTCatacatttaataataaatattgaattaaatcCATTTTTTTGTGGGGAAGTAATTTTAGACATTAAACACCTTGCAAGAATAATAAGACAAAAGCATGATAATCTCAGGGTaatgctaggtagacaaaaaaaaaacagtcagaacttgtcttatttagtattcattaattatcgcaacaattaatgaatgctaaataaagtaagttatgactatttttagctgattttctttggttaccaaacatttttgtAATGTCCGAGGTTGTCTCTTGGTCCACCCTTAGAACCGTGTGACATTGTGAATGCTTCACCATAATTTTCTATATATGCTATATATAATTCATTATGGTGAAGGCAAAGATATATTTGAATTTATGTGAGAATTATTAGAGAGCATAAATCATAATAAAGAGGTTAAATTAGCACCTGAACTAATCACCAAATGCCATAGCATGTAGAGACAAAATCTAATCaagtatatataatttttttttgaaatgacaAGTTCAACACAACAAGTGGAGCAAAAGGTACAAACAGAACTAGACAAAGAAACTAtacgaaattaaattttgaaacccCCTGTCAtctttggcattgccatcaacaacagaaGGGATCCACTCCTATCCACTCCTTATAGTTCACGGAGGACTAGTAGATGATATCATCAACCCCTGTTCCCTTATTCTGAAAAATTCGCCGATTCCTTTCTAACCAGATGTTCCAGATAATTGTACAGAAGAATACCATCCACCTCTTACGTTCCTCCTTACTGGTTAATAACTCTGTCCAACTTTAAAAATGTTCCTTTAGAGTTCCTGGGCACGCCCAGTGCCTTCCAACAAAGGACAACCATGCGCACCAGACCTGCCATGAAAATCCACAACCAAGAAATAAGTGGTACCCAGATTCAACACCTTCATTACACAAGACACAGGCAACATCATCCTGGTTAACCACTCTCAGCCGACTTAGCCTCTCCTTCGTATTGATCCTTCCAGTCAAAGCGAACCAGATGAACAATTCAACTCTAGGTGGGACTAGACCCTTCCACACCGTCCTAGTAAAGCTGTAGCTCGCTATATCCTCCGAAAGCGTTTCCACCTGCATCACTTGCACGAAGGAGTTAGTAGAAAATACACCATGTTTATCAAATTTCCATACAACCTTATCCTCTTTGTCATATACAAGATTAACCAATCTCAATGTTTCATGCAACTGGTTCAGTAagtccaactcccattggaaaagctgtcgcctccattggaagttccatctcCACTCTATCCCGTCCcagaacccacaatcccctataacggatcctctttggtttgaaactgagaaGAGTCGCGGAAAAAGATCTTTGAGGGACCCACCACGCAGCCATACATCCTCCCAAAATCGAGTTCCTCTCCCATCGCCAATCTCCATAGACAGCCCATTAATCATCTTCTGTCTTACTTGTTGATCCTTAAACTGCAGTTGGAAATATCCTTCCATGGCCCCCCCGAGTAGGCAACACCTGAGTAGATAACATCACATTGGGGTTGAGGTTATTATACGAGCATACCACCTTCTTCCATAAGGGACAATCCTCCTTGGAGaagcgccaccaccacttaaagagAAGGGCTGAGTTACGCACCACAGCATCCCCAACACCTAAACCCCCTAACTTTTTGGGAGCCTGTACCACCTCCCACCTAACCATTGCCATACCAAGCCTACCATCCTCCTTACTCTATAGGAACCTTCTTTGTAGGGAAATCAATTTCTCTGCAACTGCCTTCGGCATTTTATACAAACTCAAATAATAGACTGGCAAACTGTTCAAGACGGATTTAATTAGCACCAGCTTACCAGCTTTATTGAGAACCTTAGCCTTCCACATACTCAGCTTATGCTCCACTTTGTCTACAATGGGCttccaagtcttcaccaacctcggGTTCGCTCCTAGTTGAATCCCCAAGTATTTCACCAGGAGGGAGGCTATCTGGCAGCCCAGCACTCTAGACATACGATGTACCCACTGACCATCACAATTAATAGGGATCAAGCTAGACTTATCAAAATTTATAGACAGCCCTGACATAATCTCAAAGCAACGCAGTAGCCTCTTATAGTTCTTTATAGTTTCTTCCTCCGGGGGACAGAACAGGACAGTATCATCTGCAAATTGAAGATGAGACAGCTCGACATGATCTCTACCCACCAATAACAGCGAGATACGCCCATTTCTTACCGCCTCCCCGAACATCCAATGTAGAACGTCAGCAACCAGAACAAATAGGAATGGAGATAAGGGATCTCCCTGTCGCAAGCCTCTTTCCATCTTAAATGGCTTAGATGGCGATCTGTTTATCAACACTGACATATAAGCCGTACTTAGACACTCCATAATCCAACTCCTCCATTTTTGTCCGAATCCCATCTTTTGCAACACCAGGTCTACAAAACTCCACCTGACTCTATCATATGCTTTCTGAAAGTCTAGCTTTATTATTACCCCTTCCTTCTTCGTCATTTTCATCCAATGAACAGTTTCGCAAGCGACAAGAGCCCCATCATGAATCTTCCGTCCTTTGACAAAAGCACTCTGCGTCTCGCCTACCAGCCGTGGCATAATTGTTCGCATCCTTCTAACCAGCATTTTCGAGATGACTTTATACACACAACCTACCATACTGATCGGTCTCAGGTCTTTAATTTCCTTCGCGCCAGTGAACTTAGGGGCCAACACCACCCAAGTGAGATTCGCATCCGCCGGTAGCTTGGACGTCAAGAAGAAATTCATCACCGCCGCAGTAAAATCAGAGCCAATTTCAGCCCAACACCTCTTTATAAAGTTCATATTGTATCCATCACTTCCTGGCGCCTTGCATGATTCACAATCCCATACTGCTTCTTTAATCTCCTCAGGTGTCGGTTGTACCTCTAGGGCCACAGCATCATCCTCGACAATCATTTCCACCAAGCCGTCCCTAAATCCCACCAAAGGATAC harbors:
- the LOC112741694 gene encoding pathogenesis-related protein STH-2; amino-acid sequence: MGVTTFTHEYCSSVAPPRLFKGLITDSSTLLPKLLPQLIKDVTIIQGDGEAGTIEQVNFAQAIPFKYLKHRIDVVDKENLVCKYTMIEGDPLGEKLESIAYEVNFEATSDGGCICKMTSKYNAIGDAEIKEEEVKEGRESSIGICRVVEAYLLENPQIYA